A window of Canis lupus familiaris isolate Mischka breed German Shepherd chromosome 12, alternate assembly UU_Cfam_GSD_1.0, whole genome shotgun sequence genomic DNA:
GGCGCTAAGGCCCCAGGTGTCTTTATGTGGGACACTTGGGGCACAGCAAGGGCCTTACTTCAGGTTAAGATGACTTCAGAACCTCCCACTCTAGCTTCAGCTTTCCTCTTCCCTACAAGCCTGAAGTCCGATCTTAGAAGCTCTCCTACCCCGACTCACTTTGTGTGCAGACCTCCTCATGCAGAGGAACTTTTTGACCACTGTCTGGGGCCCATGGGCTGGCTCAGGGTAccactcttcatctcagggtcgtgaggtcaagccccatgttgggcaaggagatgactttatttttttatttttttaaaagattttatttatttgttcatgagagatacagagagaggcagagaggagaagcaggctcctgccaggagcccgatgcagaactcgatcccaggaccccaggatcacgccctgagccaaaggcagatgctcaaccgctgagccccccaggcgtccctgaagagatgagtttaaaaacaaatgctatcCACCCCATTCGTTAGTGGATTGTGAGGTCAGCCCGGCAGATGCCCATGGGGGCTCTTCGCCTAATGCAGCTGTCTGGAACTGGATAGAGCAGAGTGCAGTTTAGGCAGCACAGCTCTGCAGGGctttgtatgtgcatgtgtgcgtgtacTGGTGTGTCCCAGCTCGCTGTGCAAAACGCtgaaaggagggcagcccgggtggctcagttgtttagtgctgccttcagcccagggtgtgatcctggagacccgagatcgagtcctgtgtcaggctccctgcatggagcctgcttctccctctgcctgtgtctctgcctctctctctcactctgtctctcgtgaataaataaataaaatcttaaaaaaaaaaaaaaaaaaacgctgaaAGGAACCCACACTCACACTGTCCTGTCTGGATGTACAAGCACAAACATGCACATGCCCGGAGGCACCCCCTTGCACACAGGCACTCACATCCAGCCTTGGGCTGCGCACAGGGCCTGCTCCCCCATGGGGGCCCTGCGTCCCTCCAGTGCTCCCCGTGCAGGCACACCTTCCTCCTACCTGGGCAAGCAAGAAGAGCTCCCTGCAgtcctcctctctccatccctcctcccttttcccccctcttctcttcctccctaccATCCGGCCCCCTCCTCTTCTGCCCTCCATCcctgtcctctcccctccccaaggGAGCTGCCTCCTCTAAGGCCCCACTAAGCACCCACAGCCTGGGAACTCCTCTCAGCCCAGCTGAGACCCAGGAAAGCTCCTCTATGTGACTCTGTTTCCCAAGGCCAAAATGAGGACTAGTGGTCGGCCTTTACCACCGACATTTGACATCAAGCCAGCCAGTCCTACCTACCCTGTTCATTGACTACCCTGTGGGCATGCACGGCCTCAGTCTCTCTTGCCAGTGGGGCTGGGAACTTCCAGAGTCTCTCCCTGGCCCTTGACCAGCCTCCCCTTGAAGCCCTCAGGCCTGTCCAGAGGGGCTACGAACCGGTGCTCCTGCACCCTGTGTCTTCCTGAGACCCTGCTGGGAGCCGGCAGTGGGGAGCACAGCAGGTTAGAACAGGCTGCAGGAAGTTGTCTGAACCATGCTAGACTTAGCCATGCTCGGGTCTCCTTGGGTGAGGTTGTGGAGAGGCCTGGGGTTTGAGAATTGGGTGGTGAGGAGGGGAGTCCCAGGCTTGGGATATCCAAGACCAGAAAATTTAATCACAGAGCCTGGATAAAGAGTAGGAACTGGGATTGTTCCAAGAGTTCCAAACCCAGCATTGATAATGGGTCCAGGAAGCTCCATGTCTGGAGCTCTGGTTGGAGTCCCAGTCCAGATCCTGGCCGATCTAGTTTAGGTTCCAGAGAGGTCAGCCTGTGAGTGGCAGTGCAGCCTGCTAGGGCTCCTGGTGTGGAACATCTGGGTGAGGTAGGAGCCTGAGACCTGGCACAGGGAGCTGGGGACAGGTAGCCTCGGTAAGGCTCTCCCTCAGCAGGTATGGGCACCTCTCCCTGACACCTTGACACCCAAAGGGCTTGGATTCCCATGCCCACTACACAGGGACACTAAGACCTGGAATGGGAAGGGGGACCCAAAGGCCCAGGGTGTCCTCATGCACCCAGCAGTGATGGGGGAGACAAAGGATCCAGAGGCCTCCAACACTCCCTAGAGCTACCCTGATTGCTTTCCTGGCTGAACATCCCCTTTCCCAGATGCTGAGGGAGTCTGGAAGGGGTCTGGCTGGCCTTCCCTAGATCCTCCTCACCCTTCATGGTCTACCTTCTTTAGCAAGCTTCACCGGCTGTGATATAGGGATCTGGTCACTATGCTGTGACCATCCTAACAGATCTCAAACGGGGCTCTGTGCCTAGTACCCACTGGGCCCTCTATGCGCATTTTCTTATTAACACACAACATTATGAGGTAAACATTATTAGTTTTCCTCAATAGATGAGTGAACAGGTACCGAGAGGATGAGTGatctgcctgaggtcacacagctttcAAATGGCAGAGGCTTGCGTCCCCTACTCCTGTTTGTGTGAGCCTCACTTCCTCAACTGCCAGCTTCGGAGAGTTGAGGCTCTGTCAGGATTCAGCCCACACAATCTGGATTCTGGATCCTGGGCCCACTGTGTCCAGCATTTTCTTGGGATATCAAGACTGCTAGACTTGTAGGATTGTGCATCATGCCCTGCAGCTCAAGCCTGATATATCAATATATCGATCTACTCCTCAGGCTCCTTAGTCCCAGGGAAATGGAGCTCAGTAGGAAAGAGGTCAGAACCAACCCGTTGGGCCAGAGACACAAAGAGCCTCAAAGAACACCCGGAAACTCTTCCCCGTCCCCACCCAGCCCTGTGCCCCATGGCCTCCACTCTTCCCACCCAGGCTCCCATCTACTTCCAAGCCCTCCCGAGACTCTCCCCCACCCAAGCAGCACCCAGGCAAAAGGAGAGTTGCACTGCATCTCATTCCCTTCCCCAAAGGGTCAGTCTCCAGCTTCCCCACATCTTGCCCCAGCTGCATTCCTTCTTGGGCCTTTTCACTCAAGGGGCATTCTCACTGGGCCCAGAAAGCGAGGAAGGCAAGTGGCAGGAAGGCTTCCTGCCAACCACAGCAGGCATACTACAGCTTCTAGAAGGGCTAGGGTGAAGGACCCAGTGATGCAGCAAAACTTATGCTCTATGGCCCATAGAGAATCCCCTCCTGGACACTTCTTTCTgatgcccccagcccccagccatgCTGTCCTGTCATCTCCGTGTTCATGGCAAGAGCTGGAGCCTCTAAATTCCAGGACAGACCCAACTACATCCAGAACCGTTATGTCAGAAAGAACCGTGTTCTGGTGAAAACATctgccatttactgagcacttactatgggCCAGCTGCCATGGTTCGTGCTTGGCAGACATTCTCTTATTTTGATCCTCACCACgatttcatgagagagagatgtTATCATTCCTCtgtcacaggtgaggaaaccgaAGCACAGAGGAGTCCAGGTGTGAGTAAGTGGTGGCGCCAAGTTTCAAAGTTCAGCATCCTTGGAAGAGGGACAAGACAGCCACATGTGGATCTGTGGGCAGAATTAGGCCCTAATGAGAGGCATTTATGGACATCATAACACTGATTGGAGGGAGGACTTTTGAGACAGCCATCTCTCCCTCCTGGGAAGCATGTGAGCAAAGACCTGATAGACATCTCCAAGAATCCAGTCAAAAGGATCCTTGGATGGCTCTTAGCTCAGCTGAGCTACGAGATTGTATCCTGGACTCTGATTCCACAGATGCAGAGCccctggggctccccgcagggcccccacctctgcctcagctctcctttccctttagCCTCCTCTCTGGAGTCCAAGGGTCCCTCATTATAAAAGTCCctgcctgggcagccccggtggtgcagcagtttagcgccgcctgcagcccggggtgtgatcctggagacctgggatcgagtcccacatcgggctccctgcatggagcctccttctccctctgcctgtgtctctgcctctctctctctctctctctctctatgaataaataaataaaatcttaaaaaaaaaaaaaaaagcccctgcCCCTGCGAGCATGATTCCCCTTTACGGTATTGGTCTGAGCGCACCCCAGAGCTCAGAGAAGCCCTAACCTGACCAGAGGAACCTTCCTGTGAGGCCGACACCTGTCAggagaggggggcggggccgggggggttGGGCCGGTTCCTGCGCGGCCCTCTACAGGCCCTCTACAGAACCGGAGCCGTTCGGAGACACTGCAGGAGCAAAGGGGCCCACCTAAGTGttcttcaatagatgaatggataaggaaaatgtggtctgcacaatggaatatgatacagccattaaaaagatgcaatcctgccatttgtgacaacatggatgggcctagaggaCATCACGCTTGGTGAACTAAGTCAggccgagaaagacaaataccatacagtttcactcataagtggaatcttaaaaaagtgaataaacaaacaaaaagcggAATGCGACcagtaaatacagagaacaaattgatggttgtcAGTGGGgagtggctgggggtggggtggcaaaaggggtgcaggggagtgggagatacagacttcTGGTCATGGAGTGAATAAGTCACAGGGTTAAAAGGCACAGCTTAGGGATACCGTTGATGATAATGTAACAGCCACTTGACAGACGGCAGCTACACCTGCGAGCATGGAATAATGTAGAAAcctgtcaaatcactaagttgtacactgaaactaatgtaacttgTGGgttaactatactcaaattaaaaaagaaaacttaaaaaaaaaaaaaagcaaagggggCAGGCTCTGGGGGGAGCGCATTCACCTGTGCATCAGGCAAGGCCCCGGCTGGGAATTCACAAGGATTCCTGGGTAGAAGCCCTGGAATGTGGCCTCTGCAGGCCCAATCTTACAGGCCAGAGCTCCTGCCACTCTTTCTGCAGCCCACCCAAGGGCTCTAAGCCCCTTCGGGTCAGGTGTAAGCATGGAAAGACACACGCCTGGCATGCAGCCCGAGCTCAAGCCACTAATTACCTTCACGCCCTAAagcaagtcactttacctcttggcctgtttcctcctctgcacaGTGGTGATAACAATCCAGCCCAGCAAGCCCAGGAGAGATAAATGGTGGAGAGGGCCCTATGGAAAGCAGACAGTGTTTATACCATTGTAGACTGCTATTATTACCCAGGGGTGGGCTTGGGGAGGGCCCCTCCTGGTCTGACCTGAAATGTCACTCCCAGACAGGATGCTGGCTCCCATCCTTTcctgagggcagcccaggggggtGGGTAGGGCCTGTTTCTAAAGCAGGGAACTGAGCACTCAGCAAACATTCACTGATGTTGGTGAGGATCTTTGAAATGATTCCATCAGGACACCACACCCTGACATCAGTagggcaggctccctgagggagcagTGGTCGCCCTCCTGGGCCTCACTCCCACCCTCCACTTCCCGCCTGGAGATCCAGCTGTCTGCTCACACCCCATCCACCCCGCCACTGGGAAATTCCTGCAGTTGAACTCTTGGGGCAGAGGCAATGacctggggaggggagcaggaaggcTGGCAGCCACATTGGGCTAAATCTTCTGGAAGTCCCCAGGCTCCACAATTATGTGCCTAGAAGCTACTAGGACTTGGTCTGGGACTACCCCAGAGGAGGCTGGCCATCCCTTGCGCCTTTCAGCAGGGGTGCAGTAGTGGGCCTGGGGTCTTGGGAATGAGACATGTGACTTCCAGGAGTTTCTTCCTCTGgaacagcttttatttttcaaaatattttatttatttactcatgagggacacggagagaggcagagggagaagcaggctccctgtggggagcccaatgtaggactcaatctcaggaccccgggatcatgacctgagccaaaggtagatgctcaaccactgagccccccaggcgccccatggaACAGCTGGGTTGTTAGCTTGCCCACTGTCTACTTACCAAAGTCGTGTCATGTTCATCATCTCATTGGCTACTTTTCCCAGTCAGCTCCGTGTTTTCTAGGTACAAAAGCTGAGGCTGACTGGGAGTGAGCCGTTGCTCAAGGGACCATAGATAATAGCAGAGTCAGATTCAGAATCCCGTCTCTTGACTCAAGCATGGATCCCCTGCCATTGTCCATGAGGAGGGGCCCGAGCAGACCTGTGAGTCACTGGCATGGCCAGGGCCCCTAGGCCCGTCCCAGCATGGTTGTACCTTTCCCGTCGTGGGTCTCCTATTTGGAGAGACTAGCACTCCTGACTAGGAGCCCCCAAAGGAGGAGCAGGACTAGtgtggggaggacagggagaaaGCAGAGCGGAGTTGCCTGGATGGGCTGCAGAGAGGTCACCCCCTACTGCAGGGTGGAAACACTTCCCAGCCTGGAGCAGTCATCCCTCTGGCCCAGAGATCAGAAGGAGGTAGAAGGGTCTGGTGCCAGCTCTGCCACGGTAGCAGCTGCTGTACCCGGGGCCCCTACTGGGCCCCAGGTGAAGGGCTTCTCCCATCCTGCTGTGGCCAGTGctctcttcacccatttcactgACAAGAGAGTTACATCCAAGGGTGGAGAAATCTGGAAGATAGTCAGTTCGATCCCCACCCAGGGAGAGAGCAGTCCCGGAATTGAAGCCTGGGCAGTGTTGTTCTggagagcaggtggggagggaacAGGGTAGGCCTCACCTTGGCTGTTTTCCTTAGTCAGGAGGACAGGTGTGCTtgctccccagggcagggagctggggcacAAACAATGACCGGAGACAAGGTTTGTCCCGGTCTTGGGCAAACCTTGCTCCCACTCCTCCCTGAGGCCCCCAGTGGCTTATCGCAGATGCTGGATTTCCTTTAAATTAACCATCCAGGGGGCTGAGATAGAAATGGAGtcttggaggcagggaggccggtGAGAGGGGGCGGCGGCAGCGGCCTCAAGATAAGTAAAGGGAGCTCCTGCAACAatgcaccaggcagggggttTATGCAGTGCCGTGCAGGCCCCAGGCTTCCAGGCAGGTATCCAGATGTGGAGCCTCTGCCAGGGCTGGCCCCTGTGGTAGGGCAGAGGAACCCCAAAGTGTCCATTCCTGGGGAGCGGTTCTCTGGGAAAATAACTAAGCAAGCCTGATTAGTGGGTTATATATTAcactgtgttttttccttttgctattcCTGGGCTTTTAGCAAAGTCCTGTTTAAAGGTTCTAGCCTTGATCTAGCCATGCTGCGGGTGCCAAAGGAGGATCCAGGGTCCACCTCTGGGCCAAAGTGTTAAAGGAGATCAGTACCCCTAGGACCTGCCTAGTGGCAGAAGGGAAATCAGTAAGGGGTCCCAGAGAAGGTAAAGCTGGTACAGCCTCCACCCCCCGCTCCCCAACCCCTGCCTTCCCCCACCAACTCAGGAGGGTCAGGGTGTTCCCATTAAAGCAGATTTCCTTCCAGATCCCCTTTCTGCATCCAGGACTCAGCTATCCTGTCGCTTTCCTTTGGTAGCACATCCATCCCTGGCAACTTCAAGTTCTGGGacagggcttcttggaggagaaaaagaaatggtcgCAGACCTGTCACAAAAGCCACAACCACCCCAAATTTCCCAGAATGAAGCCCCTCTGTCTACGAGGCCTCCCCTACTCCCAGCCAGAACCATGCCAGAAAAGACTCAGTAAGAATCTGACATCATTCGCCcagccagaatttaaaaataatcatattaataataaatatgttaaattacatttaaaacaataaatagaaaaataaactgataaataaaatcaacaggtacaaaatgtttcaaaatttcaaccaaagaaaacacacagacgACAGATAAGACAAATGGACGTAACGGGAGGGTGCTAGATGCATCGGAGGAACCCTTCACAGTTTACATCATGGCTCCCTCCTCGCCTGGtcacccttcctctctccccaactTGGAGACCAGGAGACTTAGTGGCTGGTGTCTTGGGGGAACCAGCCAGCAGAGGGAAGCATCTGGTTCCACCTCAGTGCCCTTCTGCAAAGCAGCCTGGAACCCGGGGTGTGGGTTCGGGGGACAGGAGCGTGAGGCGGAGCGGGAGGAAGGACGTCCCTACAGAGGCAAGTCGGTGCTGTTGTGCCGGGTTTTCCTGGCAGTGCCATCGTCTCGGGGCAGCGCCCTCTGCAGGTTGGACATGGCCACGGTCTTTTTGAGGTCAATCACGGCGTAGGAGTCTGAGCTGcgggtggggtgggtggtgggcgCGGGGGCACGGGGGGCCGAGGGGTTCTGGGGCCCCTTGGGGCGGTCTCCACCCCAGCCCTTCAGCTCCACCTGGATGTAGTTGagctgcctggggggctcagggcccGGCCGGCGGAAATCAAAGTTGAAGACTCTCGGGGAGCCTCGGCGGCGGCTCAGTGGCACAGGGAAACTGCCATGGCTACGGAGGGCAGCCCGGGCGCTGGTGGGCTTCTGGAGCGGGGTCTCGTCCTCCTCACCATCAGGGAAGCCGTTGGAGGACGGAGTGAGCCCATCCCTCGAGTCTCCGTcatccccagcctcctcccccagccgCTGGGTGTGGCTCTCCCacacagggggcagggagggcaggttTTCGTAGTGTAGCAGGGCTGCCCGGCGGTGGGCAAGGCCATTCCAGCCTGGCTCCTCCGTGCTCAGTCTCCAGCCCGCCCCTGGCCGCAGCCCCGCACTGACGTTCTCATAGGTGCACTTGGGCTGGGCCGGGCACTCAGAAGGGCcctcgttgttgttgttgtggtggGGGGGGGTATCATGCAGGCTGGGGCAGAGGCCCTGGCACTTCATCATGTGCCGCCGAGCCGGGGTTGGGCCCAACACGAACTTCACCTGGCCCGGCTGCAAGAACACCTGGGGGTCACGGGGGTCGGGGGCCCGGACCTGTGGGGGAAAGGGCACCTGGCCCTCGGGCAGGGGCTGCAGGCAATGCCGGCTCCTGTGGTGGTCATCCTCACTGGCTGGCGTGTTGACATAGGTGTGGGACTGGGGGAAGGAGTCCAGGTGAAGCAGGAGAGCCcaagggcagggaggaaggagagagcagaAGGGACAGGGTAAGAGAAATATGGGGAAAAGAGCTGGAGTTTCCACCTCTTCCACATCCTCCAAACTTCCCAGGGAAGCTGCATCCCTTTTCTGGACAGTAAGGGACCCTATCAATTCTCTTCCCTGCCCATGATCCCTAGGAGGCGCCCTGTTTCCTGATGGCCCATCTCCACCCAGGCcaatggggaggagcagggcaGCTGCTTGCTCACCTGCTCATCAGGAGCAATGAGGGCATGAGTGGACTCTTCCCCAAGCGAGGGGTGTCGCAGGCTGCTTGTCGAAGGGCGCCGGGGTGCTGAGAATCTCGGGCCCTCTCCTGGGCAGCCAAGGAAGCCATTGGAGAAGCTGGAGACAGTGTAGCCTAGAGCTGGACACATAGGAGACAAGCCCATGTGGGCAGTGGGGGTCCTTACACCGCCTGACAACCACCTGCAGCTGAGCATGTGGCTTCCTGGGAGTCCTCCAACCTGAGGGGAAACattcccagggcccccaggacgGTGGGCCCCATTTAACCGGCAGCCCCCCATCATCTTCCACCTCTCTGTTCTCTAATCCCACCCCCTCCCTCAAAGCTCATGGTGAGCCCCACGTCCCCCAGTCCAACCTCAGCTGAAACACTGAGGGTCACCTTGTCGTCATTGAACTGTCCCTTCAAGTCATTCTAGCTCTGCCAGTGAGCTCTGGGGAAACTCCCCAACATCAGAGGCTGCATTCT
This region includes:
- the FRS3 gene encoding fibroblast growth factor receptor substrate 3; amino-acid sequence: MGSCCSCLNRDSVPDNHPTKFKVTNVDDEGVELGSGVMELTQSELVLHLHRREAVRWPYLCLRRYGYDSNLFSFESGRRCQTGQGIFAFKCSRAEEIFNLLQDLMQCNSINVMEEPVIITRNSHPAELGLPRAPQPPNALGYTVSSFSNGFLGCPGEGPRFSAPRRPSTSSLRHPSLGEESTHALIAPDEQSHTYVNTPASEDDHHRSRHCLQPLPEGQVPFPPQVRAPDPRDPQVFLQPGQVKFVLGPTPARRHMMKCQGLCPSLHDTPPHHNNNNEGPSECPAQPKCTYENVSAGLRPGAGWRLSTEEPGWNGLAHRRAALLHYENLPSLPPVWESHTQRLGEEAGDDGDSRDGLTPSSNGFPDGEEDETPLQKPTSARAALRSHGSFPVPLSRRRGSPRVFNFDFRRPGPEPPRQLNYIQVELKGWGGDRPKGPQNPSAPRAPAPTTHPTRSSDSYAVIDLKKTVAMSNLQRALPRDDGTARKTRHNSTDLPL